In the genome of Cryptomeria japonica chromosome 8, Sugi_1.0, whole genome shotgun sequence, one region contains:
- the LOC131857678 gene encoding vegetative cell wall protein gp1-like, which yields MSHPPLPSTLWPITPLSQHPVDEENLGALQWLYLSRPPPTSSQPPPPPPSRHPPMSWQYGDSLSNHLSPVSIAPPLPPFSPFESSLPIACPPLNEAPLYRYPSPAEHGQNQLATPLPSPLPVPWGHP from the coding sequence ATGTCGCATCCACCTCTGCCCTCTACACTCTGGCCTATAACCCCTCTATCTCAGCATCCTGTCGATGAAGAGAATCTTGGAGCCCTGCAATGGTTGTACCTGTCCAggcctcctccaacatcctctcaGCCTCCTCCCCCTCCACCCTCAAGGCATCCACCTATGTCCTGGCAGTATGGAGATTCTCTGTCAAATCATCTATCTCCTGTGTCAATTGCTCCACCTCTACCCCCATTCTCTCCCTTTGAGTCCTCTCTACCTATAGCTTGTCCTCCACTGAATGAAGCCCCACTCTATAGGTATCCTTCTCCTGCTGAACATGGTCAAAATCAGCTTGCGACACCCCTCCCCTCCCCTCTACCTGTGCCTTGGGGACATCCATAG